From the genome of Corallococcus macrosporus DSM 14697:
TGGGGGTGGCCCTGTCGAAGCACGGCCGCAACAATGGTGAGAATTTCCAGCGGGATTGAGAGGGATTGCCGCACGCCTGTCTGCAGGGCGAGCTCGATAATCCCTCAAGGAATGGCCATGGGAATACCATTTCAGGTGAAAGGGTATTCGCGCCCGCAACACCGCTAACGAGTCGTAAACACCGCCGGTCCTGACGGAAGCGAGACGCCCAGCACGAGGCGTGGGTCGCTGACGGGGCGCGGACCTGCGGTCTGGAAGCCAACGCGCCGCTGGGGGACCGCGGCGCGCCGGTCCGGCACCGTCCGCCCGGTGAGTCGTGGTTTCTGGTGGTCTCACCTGAGGTATCAACTTGAATCCACACCACAGGACCTCATCCCGGGGGGGATGGCTGCACCTGCGCGAGCCTGCCCGTGTGCTCGCGCTGTCTGCCCTTGCGCTCGCGACGCCCGCGCTAGCCGCCGGGGGCTTTACCTCCGTCACCGCCAGTGGGGATGACGGCAACGTCCCCTCCAACGCCATCGACGGCGACCCCACCACGCGCTGGTCCAGCGACGGCGTGGGAGAATGGCTCACCGGCGACTTGGGCGCGGTGAAATCACTCAGCGCCGTGGACATCTCCTGGCACCGTGGCGACGAGCGCGTCAATCGCTTCGTCATCTCCACCTCCACGGACGGAACGAACTTCACGCAGGTGCACTCCGGCAGCTCGTCTGGCAACACCGCCGCGCCGGAGCGCTACGCGTTCTCCGCGGTGGACGCGCGCTACGTGCGCATCACCGTGAACGGCAGCACGATGAACACCTGGGCCAGCATCGCGGAGCTGGCGGCCGTCGCCGACGGCGCGAACCCGCCCGCCACCCTCCCCGAGCGGTTCACCTCCGTCGCCGCCAGCGGAGATGACGGCAACGTCCCCGCCAACGCCATCGACGGTGACCCCGCCACGCGCTGGTCCAGCGACGGCGTGGGGCAGTGGATTACGGGCGACCTGGGCACCGTGGCGCAGTTGGACGCCGTGGACATCGGCTGGCACCGTGGCGACGAGCGCGTCAACAACTTCGTCATCTCCACCTCCACGGACGGTACGAACTTCACGCAGGTGCACTCCGGCAAGTCGTCCGGCAACACCGCCGCGCTGGAGCGCTACACGTTCTCCCCGGTGAGCGCGCGCTACGTGCGCGTCACCGTGAACGGCAGCTCGATGAACACCTGGGCCAGCATCGCGGAGCTGAAGCCCGGCACCGGCTCGACCCCGCCCACCACCCCGCCCGACGACACCCCCGAGCGCTTCTCCTCCGTCGCCGCCAGCGGAGATGACGGCAACGTCCCCGCCAACGCCATCGACGGTGACCCCGCCACGCGCTGGTCCAGCGACGGCGTGGGGCAGTGGATTACCGGCGACCTGGGCACCGTGGCGCAGTTGGGCGCCGTGGACATCGGCTGGCACCGTGGCGACGAGCGCATCAACAACTTCGTCATCTCCACCTCCACGGACGGCACGGCCTTCGCGCAGGTGCACTCCGGCAGGTCGTCCGGCAACACCTCCGCGCTGGAGCGCTATTCGTTCTCCCCGGTGAACGCGCGCTACGTGCGCGTCACCGTGAACGGCAGCTCGATGAACACCTGGGCCAGCATCGCGGAGCTGAAGCCCGGCACCGGCTCGGCCCCGCCCACCGACCCGCCCACCAACCCGCCTGGCGAGCAGGGCCAGGACAAGTTCGGCGTGACGATGCTCTACCCGACCCGGTCGGGCGGCGAGCAGTGGTTCCTGGCGGACAACGCGACGTCCGACAAGCGCTTCGACCCGCAGAACACCATCACGCGCAACTCGGACGGCTCCTGGAAGATGAGGAACAGCAAGGTGCGCATGTCCGTGTTCACCTCCACGGGCTACAGCGCGTCCAAGATTCCGACGTATGACCGGGACGTGCTGGCCAGCCGGGGCTACATGCAGGCGGCGAACGACTGGCGGAACATCGAGATGACCGGCTTCATCAAGGTCAACTCCGTGTCCGACGTGTCGGACAACTTCGCGTGGTACGCGCGAGGCGGCAAGCACAACGACAACCACTCCGGGTGCGAGGGCAGCAGCTACAAGGGCTCGCTGCACTATGACGGCCGCGTGCGCTGGCAGAAGGAGACGTGGCACGTCTCCTACGACCAGTCGTCCTACAAGTCCGGCACGTCCGCGCTGCGGGGCCGCTGGGTGGGCTTCAAGTCGGTGATGCGCAACACCCGGGTCAACGGCAAGGAGGCCGTGCGCCTGGAGATGTACCTCAACGAGAACGCCGACAAGAAGACCTGGAAGAAGGTCTACGACATGGTGGACTCGGGGAACTGGGGTGGTGACGCCAGCCACTGCGGCGGCGCCGTGAATG
Proteins encoded in this window:
- a CDS encoding discoidin domain-containing protein, with amino-acid sequence MNTWASIAELKPGTGSTPPTTPPDDTPERFSSVAASGDDGNVPANAIDGDPATRWSSDGVGQWITGDLGTVAQLGAVDIGWHRGDERINNFVISTSTDGTAFAQVHSGRSSGNTSALERYSFSPVNARYVRVTVNGSSMNTWASIAELKPGTGSAPPTDPPTNPPGEQGQDKFGVTMLYPTRSGGEQWFLADNATSDKRFDPQNTITRNSDGSWKMRNSKVRMSVFTSTGYSASKIPTYDRDVLASRGYMQAANDWRNIEMTGFIKVNSVSDVSDNFAWYARGGKHNDNHSGCEGSSYKGSLHYDGRVRWQKETWHVSYDQSSYKSGTSALRGRWVGFKSVMRNTRVNGKEAVRLEMYLNENADKKTWKKVYDMVDSGNWGGDASHCGGAVNAMPITWGGPIAVFRWDSANDVDFKWLSVREISPEQ